One genomic region from Daphnia magna isolate NIES linkage group LG10, ASM2063170v1.1, whole genome shotgun sequence encodes:
- the LOC116932351 gene encoding endoribonuclease Dicer, translating into MSTENPAMETKAGTGFVDADFTPRDYQVELFQAALEENIIVYLPTGSGKTFIAALLIKEKTHEVTKPLDLGGKRTVFLVPTIVLAIQQAAYLRRHTYLKVKEFYGSMGVDFWGKERWKTEFEENHVLVMTAQIFVDVLNHAFFSAYQLNLLVFDECHAAVKDAPMKQVLSKLQSYESSRRPKILGLTAALFRMRCKPHKVPEVIQKLSESMGCIVKIPSSVETVYRSSTKPCEIVLQYDDENNKQNPYSLTLSVIILDMVFKLMEEFKNSYGELITKVESDVAKHPDKIDMLLDALKDIDYLLRALGPYGAYHCAHVYIRILQQAKSRVKVPQFLADLDKVSALCREIKEICTSYFAKFSPKDRLLLFVHPKVIRLLEIIRNFSPEKNLDERQRVNPKMCAIIFVERRCMANGLYHFLKDVAKHDETLEFMKPLFTMGQASGRNASLKETKILNMKQNEIMTNFREGRCNLIVATSVLEEGVDIPACNLIVRFDHIKTYCDYVQTKGRARSRKAFYCLMMSQKETESYLEDLAQFHSIEQQLLAIGNFEDDRDSVLDNLFCQIIPPYAPYGEDGPRITLLSSISLVNRYCGQLSSDPDVFLAPKLTTKKVDKSVADPAQLKNIKDVLQKLPNDNRGMTNGFSIGDLYQCRLILPLNSPLREEIIGDVMPTKRLAKRAVALKACIMLHKLKELDDVHLFPILRQIPEEEEEELPIEDDASVPQHHGNVTICKRRFPACFSNCRPIPREPNFVYLIDFMLMKPCLDVNKLFFPFAVETKLAILTSQVIPAICPFPLVTRAGEFQVNLCGVDSVILDDSQLEKLEKFHQFIFQDVIFLWKRQLDFDLQASDLQYLIVPLQSATEKLDFVLVEKMINAPTVEWEKRPPFTGNKFSFEPKEYVDAVIVPSYKPLGTLNPFYVDGVSDLTPLSAFPERENETYASYFSKKYNQILTNENQQLVQVSREITGKNFLVPRLASTKKEIPMHHVPELCNIHPLPGSLWKQVVWIPSVLHRLNGMLVAEELRILIFKEANVGIDFLPGSVNVSSVWSPLKLQPPKSRSDSQFVSYPMPLRNSLKTSASADSLDLGASMIWHLEYDETEKDLLPPDSAVDQTSPSSSIAEAKTNASSSELLYEMPALDEFLEFPCSMEDQKRKWVDLASEDSLECQPNCKPEMIDLKFDVGNPSTLSVFGPSPGIVLEALTLAKAHDGYDMERLETIGDSILKLIISIYVYGEASNSRCDEGRLSLMRMRQVCNKHLFHLGQKKAIGEFTAAQRFDLMSNFRPPGFKPPVADHEPNLHVHQFVHKKNVADSMEALIGVYLLTTGIKGALKLMNWMGLKTVPQIDIMAFNPNNGFPVLPTRLPSSTIDETQNEEQEHALMQLYSGLELFEKRLCYTFKNKALLVEALTHASYLPNRITNCYQRLEFLGDAVLDYLVTRFYFDNPCQYSPAILTDLRSAMVNNETFAIIAVRNRFHLYLKHLSLNLNAILDRFIRAQEENGHLFMHNYFVLEETSDPNEQLASNIDVPKVLGDIFESVAGAIFLDSGMSLDAVWQSYLPFLHDALEKFNESIPVSALRKLHERHPTGLKIRKSESLPDGRVCVAIEIEGTRVFKGAGGNSKTAKSAAAKYALCVDLTKSQPT; encoded by the exons AAAACCCAGCAATGGAAACTAAAGCCGGTACAGGTTTTGTGGATGCTGATTTCACCCCAAGAGACTACCAG GTGGAACTGTTTCAAGCAGCGTTAGAGGAAAATATAATCGTTTACCTACCTACCGGTTCCGGGAAAACATTTATAGCAGCCCTTTTGATTAAGGAGAAAACCCATGAAGTCACAAAACCATTGGATTTGGGCGGGAAAAGAACCGTTTTTCTTGTACCTACAATTGTGTTGGCTATTCAGCAGGCAGCCTACTTGC GACGTCACACTTATTTGAAAGTGAAAGAATTCTATGGAAGTATGGGTGTCGATTTTTGGGGAAAAGAAAG GTGGAAAACAGAATTCGAAGAGAATCACGTCCTAGTCATGACGGCTCAAATTTTTGTGGATGTTTTGAACCATGCTTTCTTTTCAGCATACCAACTTAACTTATTGGTATTCGACGAGTGCCATGCTGCTGTGAAAGATGCGCCCATGAAACAAGTCCTTTCGAAACTGCAAAGCTATGAAA GTTCGCGCCGGCCCAAAATTCTTGGTTTGACGGCAGCGCTTTTTAGGATGCGATGCAAACCTCATAAGGTGCCCGAAGTCATTCAAAAGCTCTCTGAATCAATGGGGTGCATCGTCAAAATTCCATCCAGTGTAGAAACGGTCTATCG GTCTTCCACGAAGCCTTGCGAAATCGTCCTTCAGTACGATGACgaaaataacaaacagaaTCCATATTCGCTGACATTGAGCGTTATAATCCTTGATATGGTGTTTAAACTAATGGAAGAATTTAAAAACTCGTATGGTGAATTGATTACCAAAGTTGAATCTGATGTTGCAAAACACCCAGACAAGATCGATATGTTGTTGGATGCACTTAAAGACATAGATTATCTCCTTAGAGCTCTAG gACCATATGGTGCCTATCATTGCGCACATGTATATATTCGCATCTTACAGCAAGCCAAGAGTCGTGTCAAAGTTCCTCAGTTTTTGGCGGATTTGGACAAAGTTTCTGCGCTCTGCAGGGAAATTAA GGAAATCTGTACTTCTTATTTCGCCAAGTTCTCGCCAAAGGACCGCCTATTACTGTTTGTACATCCCAAAGTGATCCGCCTTTTGGAAATAATTCGAAATTTCAGTCCCGAAAAAAATCTCGACGAACGCCAAAG aGTAAATCCTAAGATGTGTGCCATCATTTTTGTCGAACGAAGATGCATGGCCAATGGACTTTACCACTTCTTGAAG GATGTTGCCAAACACGACGAGACCTTGGAATTTATGAAGCCATTATTCACAATGGGCCAGGCATCAGGTCGAAACGCTTCACTGAAAGAAACTAAAATTCTCAACATGAAACAAAACGAGATTATGACCAACTTTCGCGAAGGTCGTTGTAATCTGATAGTGGCAACCTCTGTGCTG GAAGAAGGAGTCGACATTCCTGCCTGTAATCTAATTGTAAGATTCGACCACATCAAAACCTACTGCGATTACGTTCAGACCAAAG GCCGAGCAAGGAGCAGGAAAGCCTTTTATTGTTTGATGATGAGccaaaaagaaacggaaagctACCTGGAGGATTTGGCACAGTTCCATAGCATTGAACAGCAGCTCTTGGCTATCGGAAATTTCGAAGACGATCGGGACAGTGTTTTAGACAACCTATTTTGCCAAATCATTCCACCCTACGCTCCCTACGGTGAAGACGGACCCCGTATTACTTTACTGAGTAGTATATCGCTTGTCAACAG GTACTGTGGCCAGCTCTCGTCAGATCCAGATGTCTTTTTGGCCCCCAAACTAACAACCAAGAAAGTTGATAAAAGCGTAGCCGATCCCGCTCaactaaaaaatattaaagacgTTCTTCAAAAATTACCAAATGATAATCGTGGAATGACCAACGGGTTTTCGATTGGCGATTTATACCAGTGTCGTCTAATTCTTCCCCTAAACTCGCCCTTGAGAGAAGAGATAATTGGAGACGTAATGCCAACTAAACGTCTGGCCAAAAGAGCAGTTGCTTTAAAAGCATGCATCATGCTTCACAAACTGAAAGAGCTGGATGACGTTCATCTCTTTCCTATTCTACGGCAGAttccagaagaagaagaggaagagttGCCAATCGAAGATGATGCCAGTGTACCTCAACACCATGGAAACGTCACGATTTGCAAACGTCGTTTCCCTGCTTGTTTTTCGAATTGCCGACCTATTCCGAGAGAGCCCAACTTCGTTTATTTGATAGACTTTATGCTGATGAAGCCTTGCCTGGATGTGAACAAACTATTTTTTCCATTCGCCGTGGAAACAAAGTTAGCCATTTTGACGTCACAAGTCATACCTGCGATTTGTCCGTTTCCTTTGGTTACGCGAGCTGGGGAATTCCAAGTCAATCTGTGTGGAGTGGATTCAGTCATCCTTGACGACAGTCAGCTAGAAAAACTCGAAAAATTTCATCAGTTTATCTTCCAAGACGTGATTTTCTTGTGGAAACGTCAACTAGATTTTGACCTACAGGCCTCTGATTTGCAGTACCTCATTGTCCCTCTACAAAGTGCAACCGAAAAACTGGACTTTGTTCTCGTCGAAAAGATGATCAATGCACCAACCGTCGAGTGGGAAAAACGGCCACCTTTCACGGGCAACAAGTTTTCATTCGAACCGAAAGAGTATGTCGACGCAGTTATCGTCCCGTCCTATAAACCGCTGGGAACATTAAATCCCTTCTACGTCGATGGCGTTTCAGACTTGACACCGCTCTCTGCGTTCCCAGAAAGAGAGAATGAAACTTACGCATCTTATTTTTCCAAAAAGTACAATCAGATATTGACTAATGAAAATCAGCAGCTCGTGCAAGTCAGTCGCGAGATAACGGGGAAAAACTTCCTTGTCCCGAG ATTGGCTTcaacgaagaaagaaattccAATGCATCATGTGCCTGAACTTTGCAATATTCATCCGCTGCCAGGATCTCTTTGGAAACAGGTGGTATGGATCCCATCCGTTCTCCATCGTCTTAATGGCATGCTGGTGGCCGAAGAACTTCGCATCTTGATCTTTAAAGAAGCTAACGTGGGAATAGATTTTTTACCGGGATCCGTCAACGTTTCCTCGGTCTGGTCCCCGTTGAAACTTCAGCCGCCCAAATCTCGTTCAGACAGCCAGTTCGTTTCGTATCCAATGCCTCTAAGAAACTCCTTGAAAACGTCGGCGTCCGCGGATTCGTTAGACCTCGGGGCAAGCATGATTTGGCATCTTGAATATGACGAAACAGAGAAGGATCTCTTGCCACCGGATTCTGCCGTCGACCAAACTAGTCCGTCGTCATCTATCGCGGAAGCGAAAACGAACGCTTCAAGTTCCGAACTTCTCTACGAGATGCCAGCACTTGACGAATTCCTGGAATTCCCTTGTTCGATGGAAGaccaaaaaaggaaatgggtTGACCTGGCTTCTGAGGATTCATTGGAATGCCAACCAAATTGTAAACCGGAAATgattgatttgaaatttgatgTGGGCAATCCCAGCACGCTGTCAGTTTTCGGGCCCTCGCCTGGCATAGTGTTAGAGGCTCTTACCCTTGCTAAGGCACATGATGGGTACGATATGGAGCGCTTGGAAACGATCGGCGACTCGATTCTAAAACTGATCATATCCATTTATGTGTACGGAGAGGCGAGCAACAGTAGATGTGACGAAGGCCGGCTCAGTCTGATGCGGATGCGTCAAGTTTGCAACAAACATCTGTTTCATTTGGGTCAGAAAAAAGCCATCGGAGAATTTACCGCAGCTCAAAGATTTGACCTCATGTCAAATTTTCGTCCGCCTGGATTCAAACCACCCGTTGCTGATCACGAACCAAATTTACACGTCCATCAATTTGTCCATAAGAAGAACGTAGCAGATAGTATGGAAGCTTTAATCGGTGTTTATTTGCTCACTACTGGAATTAAGGGAGCCCTCAAGCTCATGAATTGGATGGGGTTGAAAACTGTCCCTCAAATCGATATTATGGCCTTTAACCCTAACAATGGATTCCCCGTGCTTCCTACTCGTCTTCCATCATCTACCATAGATGAAACGCAAAACGAAGAACAAGAACACGCGCTGATGCAGCTCTACAGCGGTTTAGAATTGTTCGAAAAGCGTCTTTGTTACACGTTCAAAAATAAAGCTCTATTGGTAGAAGCCCTGACCCATGCATCCTACCTTCCCAACCGCATTACGAATTGCTACCAAAGACTGGAATTCCTCGGAGATGCGGTGCTAG ATTATCTGGTAACGCGGTTTTATTTCGACAATCCTTGCCAATACAGCCCCGCCATTTTAACTGACCTTCGTTCAGCCATGGTCAACAACGAGACGTTTGCTATAATAGCAGTTAGGAATCGGTTTCACCTGTACCTCAAACACCTCTCGTTAAATTTAAATGCAATATTAGATCGTTTTATTCGAGCCCAAGAAGAGAACGGACATCTGTTCATGCACAAC TATTTTGTTCTTGAAGAAACCAGTGACCCAAATGAGCAATTGGCTAGCAACATTGACGTCCCTAAAGTATTGGGCGATATCTTCGAGTCAGTAGCCGGAGCTATATTTCTAGATTCAGGCATGTCGCTTGATGCGGTGTGGCAGTCGTATCTACCTTTTCTGCATGACGCATTGG aaaaattcaaCGAATCCATCCCGGTGTCTGCCTTGCGTAAGCTCCATGAACGCCACCCTACTGGTTTGAAAATCAG AAAATCCGAAAGTCTTCCTGATGGCAGAGTATGCGTGGCAATCGAGATCGAAGGTACTCGTGTTTTTAAGGGTGCTGGCGGCAACTCGAAAACAGCTAAAAGTGCTGCTGCAAAATATGCGCTTTGCGTAGATTTAACAAAGTCACAGCCTACTTAA